The Diprion similis isolate iyDipSimi1 chromosome 11, iyDipSimi1.1, whole genome shotgun sequence genome includes a region encoding these proteins:
- the LOC124412298 gene encoding probable cytochrome P450 301a1, mitochondrial yields the protein MGRLFRWKSVVRRTLCTDATSINKNVAASQSPDINGALPYETIPGPKPLPILGNTWRLLPVIGQYKISDVAKISELFHQHYGKIVRLTGLIGRPDLLFVYDADEIEKVYRHEGPTPFRPSMPCLVHYKGTVRKEFFGDLPGVVGVHGEPWREFRTRVQKPVLQPVTVRKYIQPIGVVTDDFIQRMDEIKREDGELPADFDNEIHKWALECIGRVALDVRLGCLGENLAPDSEPQKIIDAAKYALRNVAVLELKAPFWRYIPTPLWTRYVRNMDYFIKICMKHIDEAMERLKTKKSVSETDLSLVERILAKETDPKMAYILALDLILVGIDTISMAVCSILYQLATRPEAQEKMYQELLKILPDPNVPITTQHLDQAVYMKAFIREVFRVYSTVIGNGRTLQNDTVICGYKVPKGVQVVFPTLVTGNMEEYVADAKSFKPERWLKESANEKLHPFASLPYGYGARMCLGRRFADLEMQVLLTKLIRSYKLEYHHEPLKYKVTFMYAPDGELKFKMLKR from the exons ATGGGAAGACTCTTCAGATGGAAGTCGGTGGTTCGTCGGACGTTATGCACCGACGCAACCAGCATTAACAAAAATGTTGCAGCATCCCAATCTCCAGATATAAACGGGGCTTTACCCTACGAGACAATCCCGGGACCCAAGCCACTGCCGATACTCGGAAACACATGGAGACTCTTGCCAGTTATCGGTCAGTACAAGATATCCGacgttgcgaaaatttcggaattaTTTCATCAACATTACGGAAAGATCGTGAGGCTCACTGGCCTCATTGGGAGACCAGACCTTCTTTTCGTCTATGATGCTGACGAGATAGAAAAAGTCTATCGCCACGAGGGACCGACTCCCTTCAGACCCTCCATGCCCTGTCTCGTCCACTATAAGGGCACCGTACGCAAGGAATTCTTTGGTGACTTACCAGGAGTCGTCGGGGT GCATGGTGAACCTTGGAGAGAATTTCGCACACGAGTTCAGAAGCCAGTTTTACAACCCGTGACGGTCAGAAAGTACATTCAACCCATTGGAGTGGTGACTGATGACTTCATCCAGAG AATGGATGAAATCAAGAGAGAGGATGGAGAATTACCAGCTGATTTCGATAATGAAATTCACAAATGGGCTCTTGAGT GCATAGGGAGAGTTGCCCTTGACGTAAGGTTGGGCTGCCTTGGAGAAAATTTAGCGCCTGATTCCGAGcctcaaaaaataattgacgcaGCTAAATACGCGCTGAGGAACGTGGCTGTCTTGGAGTTGAAGGCACCCTTCTGGAGGTACATTCCAACTCCGCTCTGGACTCGCTATGTTCGTAACATGGACTATTTTATCAA GATATGCATGAAGCACATCGACGAAGCAATGGAAAGgctgaaaacgaaaaaatctgTTAGCGAAACCGACTTGTCACTAGTGGAAAGAATCTTGGCCAAAGAAACTGATCCGAAAATGGCGTATATTCTTGCCTTGGATCTTATTCTAGTCGGCATTGATACA ATCTCGATGGCAGTTTGCTCGATTCTCTATCAACTAGCGACGAGACCTGAAGCACAGGAAAAAATGTACCAAGAACTGTTAAAGATCCTTCCGGATCCTAATGTGCCGATCACTACTCAACATCTGGACCAGGCTGTCTACATGAAGGCATTCATCCGTGAAGTGTTTCG AGTTTATTCTACAGTGATTGGTAACGGAAGAACACTCCAAAACGATACTGTGATCTGCGGTTACAAAGTACCCAAAGGG GTCCAAGTAGTATTTCCCACTCTGGTCACGGGCAACATGGAGGAATATGTGGCTGACGCAAAATCGTTCAAGCCCGAAAGATGGCTGAAGGAATCCGCTAATGAAAAACTCCATCCATTCGCGTCGCTTCCTTACGGTTACGGGGCTCGAATGTGTCTCGGAAGAAGATTTGCCGACTTGGAAATGCAAGTTCTTCTAACGAAG CTTATTCGCTCTTATAAATTAGAGTATCATCACGAGCCTTTGAAGTACAAAGTGACGTTTATGTACGCACCTGACGGTGAACTGAAGTTCAAGATGCTGAAGAGATGA
- the LOC124412297 gene encoding probable cytochrome P450 49a1 isoform X2 gives MYIFDRHNPKRYQIVRQVCGCCAGLRMERGQALYGSSWAKAFAVPWQYMAIFTLRRHGESWYNFRSKVQQVMLQPRTAKLYIGAVQEASEAFVQRVKKVRNYKDETPDHFLNEIHKWSLESIARVALDVRLGCLDDDAPLETQELIDAVNVFFKNVGVLELKVPFWRLFNTPTWLKYVKALDTIVEITSKHTNAALTRTKTKEITGDAKTDPSLLERILAMDTGVKIATILALDLFLVGIDTTSNAVASVIYQLALHPEKQRKLYEEVSAVMPPPGTPIEAKHVEDMKYLKACIKETLRMYPVVIGNGRCMTKDTVIGGYQIPEGVQIVFQHYVISNQDKYFPGSEEFLPERWMTGRDFNHGVKHAFASLPFGYGRRMCLGRRFAELEMIIVLAKVIQSFKLEYHYDKLDYHIDPMYTPKGPLRIKMIDR, from the exons ATGTACATTTTCGACAGACACAACCCAAAACGTTACCAGATCGTTAGACAAGTCTGCGGATGTTGCGCTGGACTTCGAATGGAACGAGGCCAAGCCTTATACGGAAGTTCCTGGGCCAAAGCCTTTGCCGTTCCTTGGCAATACATGGCGATTTTTACCCTACGTAG GCACGGCGAGAGCTGGTATAATTTTCGAAGCAAAGTACAGCAGGTGATGCTACAGCCGCGAACTGCTAAACTTTACATCGGTGCAGTCCAAGAAGCAAGCGAAGCTTTCGTTCAAAG AGTGAAAAAAGTACGAAATTACAAGGATGAAACACCCGACCATTTTCTCAACGAAATTCACAAATGGTCTTTGGAGT CTATAGCTCGTGTGGCTTTGGACGTAAGATTGGGGTGCCTCGACGATGACGCACCCCTGGAGACGCAGGAGCTGATCGACGCGGtgaatgtatttttcaaaaacgttgGTGTCCTCGAGCTGAAGGTCCCATTTTGGAGACTGTTCAACACTCCAACCTGGCTGAAATACGTAAAAGCCCTGGATACGATAGTCGA AATCACCTCGAAGCACACCAACGCGGCGCTGaccagaacgaaaacgaaagaaattaCGGGGGATGCGAAAACTGATCCTTCATTGCTGGAAAGGATACTGGCCATGGATACAGGGGTTAAAATCGCGACCATTTTAGCTCTCGATCTATTCTTAGTGGGAATAGACACA ACTTCAAACGCGGTCGCATCCGTTATTTACCAGCTCGCATTACACCCGGAGAAGCAGAGAAAACTTTATGAAGAAGTTTCAGCGGTTATGCCTCCCCCGGGAACTCCAATTGAGGCTAAACACGTGGAAGACATGAAATACCTGAAAGCCTGCATCAAAGAAACCCTGAG AATGTATCCAGTTGTTATCGGGAATGGACGGTGCATGACGAAAGATACCGTCATCGGGGGTTACCAAATACCAGAAGGT GTCCAAATAGTATTCCAACATTACGTGATTAGCAATCAAGATAAATACTTTCCCGGAAGTGAAGAATTTCTTCCGGAGAGATGGATGACCGGACGTGATTTCAATCATGGAGTAAAACACGCCTTCGCTTCTTTGCCGTTTGGTTACGGACGTCGAATGTGTTTGGGAAGACGATTTGCCGAGTTGGAAATGATTATTGTTCTTGCTAAG GTCATCCAATCATTCAAACTTGAATACCACTACGATAAACTAGATTATCACATTGATCCAATGTACACACCGAAGGGACCGCTTAGAATTAAGATGATCGACAggtaa
- the LOC124412306 gene encoding Hermansky-Pudlak syndrome 5 protein homolog isoform X2, with product MISTKSERNGECVTALCWNDNSTELYIGDENGTIHVMGLSMFTVKRGIFQDPACPIMGLDYKIVQMDFCSPLLLISTISNCYLCDTVEGQYEKVGLRTRQGEFGACFYNPRAIREVDASATQQKYSPSTDEDFKSTKTDKNNQQYPRIYCARPGSRLWEAEPNGKIVKTHNFKEALAIPPSSVHKSFGSKTTCVELDNCDWSPQSLKFSPLHIVASKYLLTYNSNALYIFDPVNSVVILWCNEYTDIAAANVLDDQIYVMINSGDFHCLKLTPTDSSKSNQIVRCSKLNSGIVVVNNKNSERQKYIKNEEISEVETKCDSSNKLPVEFRKELNKCEVKVLNSQNLMTCTTKEDEKNEFNNILRLSTGYLDTDKDLEKGPSQNNVGVEETTNIEENLGATKDEIRNLIGDVQIIYSLVNSLESTMSDDEIDKILCAVRETIKGVKESCEKSTEPKPSVFKAINTAEQYYRQFFLSRLNKDQLIETKNENILNEAMSSFLEINVVEQVECECGFPYPTKKPEEPKFFEIGIAILQKYSEISKDTCINLCKKVPYMWRPYVNIYSKEEGFFEETTFVHCLQTRDDIILSFILLSLNGEQWKFAMKAISNLKLKKCLSCNRPISARDTQNDSSINWNNIANEIMKREGPDITVNFMTTIATILPSVSFDRSLFQSLIFTKILHHHEFEQPVDFNQILNRTPYDSYSLLCCPKIQTQLLHTLQKDLKRPMNAHVFGNQAHHWGMQHEPAKSICPCCTLPLKTSILLENNGLSLFPCGHSYHVNCLIQKRVLKCNLHNN from the exons ATGATATCAACAAAAAGTGAGCGTAATGGTGAATGTGTTACGGCTTTATGTTGGAACGACAACAGCACTGAGTTGTACATCGGGGATGAAAATGGGACGATTCATGTTATGGGTCTATCTATGTTTACT GTCAAGAGAGGAATCTTCCAGGATCCTGCTTGTCCCATTATGGGATTGGattataaaattgttcaaatggACTTTTGTTCGCCACTTCTTCTCATATCGACGATATCAAACTGCTACCTATGCGACACAGTTGAAGGACAGTATGAGAAAGTTGGATTGAGAACAAGACAAGGAGAATTCGGTGCTTGTTTTTATAATCCACGTGCCATAAGAGAAGTGGATGCTTCAGCAACGCAACAAAAATATTCGCCTTCCACCGatgaggatttcaaaagcaCGAAAACTGACAAAAACAATCAACAGTATCCAAGAATTTATTGCGCTAGACCTGGCTCTAGGTTGTGGGAAGCAGAGCCAAATGGAAAGATTGTTAAAACTCATAACTTCAAAGAGGCCTTAGCCATCCCGCCATCTAGTGTACACAAATCGTTTGGATCAAAGACAACTTGTGTAGAATTGGACAACTGTGATTGGTCACCTCAATCACTGAAATTCTCACCTCTGCATATTGTAGCTAGTAAATATTTACTCACATATAATTCGAATGCTCTCTATATTTTCGACCCTGTAAATTCAGTGGTTATTTTATGGTGCAATGAGTACACAGACATCGCTGCAGCAAATGTACTCGATGATCAGATTTATGTCATGATAAATTCTGGTGATTTTCACTGCCTAAAACTTACGCCAACTGATTCATCCAAGTCAAATCAAATTGTAAGGTGCAGCAAATTAAACTCGGGTATAGTAgttgttaataataaaaactctGAGCGTCagaaatacataaaaaatgaagaaatatctGAAGTAGAGACGAAATGTGATAGCAGTAATAAACTGCCAGTTGAGTTTAGGAAGGAGTTGAACAAATGTGAAGTAAAAGTTTTGAATAGTCAGAATCTCATGACATGCACTacgaaagaagatgaaaagaatGAATTTAACAACATATTAAGGCTAAGTACAGGGTACTTAGATACCGATAAGGACCTCGAAAAGGGTCCGTCACAGAATAATGTAGGAGTCGAAGAAACAACGAATATAGAAGAAAATCTAGGAGCTAccaaagatgaaattagaaatttgATAGGTGACGTGCAAATTATTTACTCACTAGTAAACAGTTTAGAGAGCACAATGTCTGATGATGAAATTGATAAGATTTTATGCGCAGTACGAGAAACTATAAAAGGTGTAAAGGAATCGTGCGAGAAGTCAACGGAACCAAAACCAAGTGTATTCAAAGCAATTAACACAGCTGAGCAGTATtatagacaattttttttatcaagactGAACAAAGACCAATTAATTGAgactaaaaatgaaaatatactaAATGAAGCGATGAGTTCCTTCTTAGAAATTAATGTAGTAGAGCAGGTAGAATGTGAGTGTGGCTTTCCATACCCGACTAAAAAGCCAGAAgagccaaaattttttgagataggAATTgctattttgcaaaaatactcAGAGATCAGCAAAGATACTTGCATTAATTTATGCAAAAAGGTGCCGTATATGTGGCGGCCTTACGTGAACATATATTCCAAGGAAGAGGGTTTTTTCGAAGAAACAACATTTGTTCATTGTTTACAAACCCGAGATGATATAATTCTTTCGTTTATATTACTATCACTAAATGGAGAACAATGGAAGTTTGCAATGAAAGCTATCagtaatctgaaattaaaaaagtgcCTCAGTTGCAATCGGCCTATTAGTGCAAGAGACACGCAGAATGATTCATCTATAAATTGGAATAACATAgctaatgaaataatgaagaGAGAAGGACCTGACATCACTGTTAATTTCATGACAACAATAGCAACAATTTTACCATCTGTCTCGTTCGATAGAAG TTTATTTCAATCTCTcatctttacgaaaattttgcaCCATCATGAATTTGAACAGCCTGTGGACTTCAATCAGATACTCAATCGAACCCCTTATGACTCATATAGTTTACTATGTTGTCCGAAG ATCCAAACGCAATTACTACATACTCTCCAGAAGGACCTCAAGAGGCCAATGAATGCGCACGTGTTCGGAAATCAGGCTCATCACTGGGGAATGCAACATGAGCCAGCTAAATCAATATGTCCCTGCTGTACCTTGCCTTTAAAAACGTCAATACTTCTAGAGAATAACGGCCTATCGCTGTTTCCATGTGGTCATTCGTATCACGTCAACTGTTTAATACAAAAGAGAGTCCTGAAATGTAATTTGCATAATAATTGA
- the LOC124412297 gene encoding probable cytochrome P450 301a1, mitochondrial isoform X1 yields MLDLYSTTLGETAMAHLRHRGIFGVSKLRCTFSTDTTQNVTRSLDKSADVALDFEWNEAKPYTEVPGPKPLPFLGNTWRFLPYVGDFKIEEVDKVSKRLHKKYGSVVKIAGLLGRPDMVFLYDADEIERVFRSEEKMPHRPSMPSLNYYKHVLRKDFFGEDAGVIAVHGESWYNFRSKVQQVMLQPRTAKLYIGAVQEASEAFVQRVKKVRNYKDETPDHFLNEIHKWSLESIARVALDVRLGCLDDDAPLETQELIDAVNVFFKNVGVLELKVPFWRLFNTPTWLKYVKALDTIVEITSKHTNAALTRTKTKEITGDAKTDPSLLERILAMDTGVKIATILALDLFLVGIDTTSNAVASVIYQLALHPEKQRKLYEEVSAVMPPPGTPIEAKHVEDMKYLKACIKETLRMYPVVIGNGRCMTKDTVIGGYQIPEGVQIVFQHYVISNQDKYFPGSEEFLPERWMTGRDFNHGVKHAFASLPFGYGRRMCLGRRFAELEMIIVLAKVIQSFKLEYHYDKLDYHIDPMYTPKGPLRIKMIDR; encoded by the exons ATGCTTGATTTATACAGCACAACTTTGG GTGAAACTGCGATGGCACACTTGAGGCATCGCGGAATATTTGGTGTGTCGAAACTTCGATGTACATTTTCGACAGACACAACCCAAAACGTTACCAGATCGTTAGACAAGTCTGCGGATGTTGCGCTGGACTTCGAATGGAACGAGGCCAAGCCTTATACGGAAGTTCCTGGGCCAAAGCCTTTGCCGTTCCTTGGCAATACATGGCGATTTTTACCCTACGTAG gcgatttcaaaattgaggAGGTCGACAAGGTTTCGAAACGGCTGCACAAAAAATACGGTAGTGTTGTAAAAATTGCGGGTCTTCTGGGTCGTCCGGATATGgtttttctgtacgacgctgATGAAATTGAGCGGGTCTTTCGCAGCGAGGAAAAAATGCCTCATCGGCCATCCATGCCTTCCTTAAACTACTACAAACACGTCTTGCGCAAGGATTTCTTCGGCGAAGATGCCGGGGTCATTGCAGT GCACGGCGAGAGCTGGTATAATTTTCGAAGCAAAGTACAGCAGGTGATGCTACAGCCGCGAACTGCTAAACTTTACATCGGTGCAGTCCAAGAAGCAAGCGAAGCTTTCGTTCAAAG AGTGAAAAAAGTACGAAATTACAAGGATGAAACACCCGACCATTTTCTCAACGAAATTCACAAATGGTCTTTGGAGT CTATAGCTCGTGTGGCTTTGGACGTAAGATTGGGGTGCCTCGACGATGACGCACCCCTGGAGACGCAGGAGCTGATCGACGCGGtgaatgtatttttcaaaaacgttgGTGTCCTCGAGCTGAAGGTCCCATTTTGGAGACTGTTCAACACTCCAACCTGGCTGAAATACGTAAAAGCCCTGGATACGATAGTCGA AATCACCTCGAAGCACACCAACGCGGCGCTGaccagaacgaaaacgaaagaaattaCGGGGGATGCGAAAACTGATCCTTCATTGCTGGAAAGGATACTGGCCATGGATACAGGGGTTAAAATCGCGACCATTTTAGCTCTCGATCTATTCTTAGTGGGAATAGACACA ACTTCAAACGCGGTCGCATCCGTTATTTACCAGCTCGCATTACACCCGGAGAAGCAGAGAAAACTTTATGAAGAAGTTTCAGCGGTTATGCCTCCCCCGGGAACTCCAATTGAGGCTAAACACGTGGAAGACATGAAATACCTGAAAGCCTGCATCAAAGAAACCCTGAG AATGTATCCAGTTGTTATCGGGAATGGACGGTGCATGACGAAAGATACCGTCATCGGGGGTTACCAAATACCAGAAGGT GTCCAAATAGTATTCCAACATTACGTGATTAGCAATCAAGATAAATACTTTCCCGGAAGTGAAGAATTTCTTCCGGAGAGATGGATGACCGGACGTGATTTCAATCATGGAGTAAAACACGCCTTCGCTTCTTTGCCGTTTGGTTACGGACGTCGAATGTGTTTGGGAAGACGATTTGCCGAGTTGGAAATGATTATTGTTCTTGCTAAG GTCATCCAATCATTCAAACTTGAATACCACTACGATAAACTAGATTATCACATTGATCCAATGTACACACCGAAGGGACCGCTTAGAATTAAGATGATCGACAggtaa
- the LOC124412297 gene encoding probable cytochrome P450 49a1 isoform X3, with amino-acid sequence MPHRPSMPSLNYYKHVLRKDFFGEDAGVIAVHGESWYNFRSKVQQVMLQPRTAKLYIGAVQEASEAFVQRVKKVRNYKDETPDHFLNEIHKWSLESIARVALDVRLGCLDDDAPLETQELIDAVNVFFKNVGVLELKVPFWRLFNTPTWLKYVKALDTIVEITSKHTNAALTRTKTKEITGDAKTDPSLLERILAMDTGVKIATILALDLFLVGIDTTSNAVASVIYQLALHPEKQRKLYEEVSAVMPPPGTPIEAKHVEDMKYLKACIKETLRMYPVVIGNGRCMTKDTVIGGYQIPEGVQIVFQHYVISNQDKYFPGSEEFLPERWMTGRDFNHGVKHAFASLPFGYGRRMCLGRRFAELEMIIVLAKVIQSFKLEYHYDKLDYHIDPMYTPKGPLRIKMIDR; translated from the exons ATGCCTCATCGGCCATCCATGCCTTCCTTAAACTACTACAAACACGTCTTGCGCAAGGATTTCTTCGGCGAAGATGCCGGGGTCATTGCAGT GCACGGCGAGAGCTGGTATAATTTTCGAAGCAAAGTACAGCAGGTGATGCTACAGCCGCGAACTGCTAAACTTTACATCGGTGCAGTCCAAGAAGCAAGCGAAGCTTTCGTTCAAAG AGTGAAAAAAGTACGAAATTACAAGGATGAAACACCCGACCATTTTCTCAACGAAATTCACAAATGGTCTTTGGAGT CTATAGCTCGTGTGGCTTTGGACGTAAGATTGGGGTGCCTCGACGATGACGCACCCCTGGAGACGCAGGAGCTGATCGACGCGGtgaatgtatttttcaaaaacgttgGTGTCCTCGAGCTGAAGGTCCCATTTTGGAGACTGTTCAACACTCCAACCTGGCTGAAATACGTAAAAGCCCTGGATACGATAGTCGA AATCACCTCGAAGCACACCAACGCGGCGCTGaccagaacgaaaacgaaagaaattaCGGGGGATGCGAAAACTGATCCTTCATTGCTGGAAAGGATACTGGCCATGGATACAGGGGTTAAAATCGCGACCATTTTAGCTCTCGATCTATTCTTAGTGGGAATAGACACA ACTTCAAACGCGGTCGCATCCGTTATTTACCAGCTCGCATTACACCCGGAGAAGCAGAGAAAACTTTATGAAGAAGTTTCAGCGGTTATGCCTCCCCCGGGAACTCCAATTGAGGCTAAACACGTGGAAGACATGAAATACCTGAAAGCCTGCATCAAAGAAACCCTGAG AATGTATCCAGTTGTTATCGGGAATGGACGGTGCATGACGAAAGATACCGTCATCGGGGGTTACCAAATACCAGAAGGT GTCCAAATAGTATTCCAACATTACGTGATTAGCAATCAAGATAAATACTTTCCCGGAAGTGAAGAATTTCTTCCGGAGAGATGGATGACCGGACGTGATTTCAATCATGGAGTAAAACACGCCTTCGCTTCTTTGCCGTTTGGTTACGGACGTCGAATGTGTTTGGGAAGACGATTTGCCGAGTTGGAAATGATTATTGTTCTTGCTAAG GTCATCCAATCATTCAAACTTGAATACCACTACGATAAACTAGATTATCACATTGATCCAATGTACACACCGAAGGGACCGCTTAGAATTAAGATGATCGACAggtaa
- the LOC124412306 gene encoding Hermansky-Pudlak syndrome 5 protein homolog isoform X1, producing the protein MAQDVTWVMTEAKDLMLSEYKEITTLLQKPIKDKRRIKYTCFDVSSNYVALGSTSGSIYLFARDTCVFQQLIPLSNGAVERILISPDEKVVALSTVDGNVCLIVIKPTVKEAMISTKSERNGECVTALCWNDNSTELYIGDENGTIHVMGLSMFTVKRGIFQDPACPIMGLDYKIVQMDFCSPLLLISTISNCYLCDTVEGQYEKVGLRTRQGEFGACFYNPRAIREVDASATQQKYSPSTDEDFKSTKTDKNNQQYPRIYCARPGSRLWEAEPNGKIVKTHNFKEALAIPPSSVHKSFGSKTTCVELDNCDWSPQSLKFSPLHIVASKYLLTYNSNALYIFDPVNSVVILWCNEYTDIAAANVLDDQIYVMINSGDFHCLKLTPTDSSKSNQIVRCSKLNSGIVVVNNKNSERQKYIKNEEISEVETKCDSSNKLPVEFRKELNKCEVKVLNSQNLMTCTTKEDEKNEFNNILRLSTGYLDTDKDLEKGPSQNNVGVEETTNIEENLGATKDEIRNLIGDVQIIYSLVNSLESTMSDDEIDKILCAVRETIKGVKESCEKSTEPKPSVFKAINTAEQYYRQFFLSRLNKDQLIETKNENILNEAMSSFLEINVVEQVECECGFPYPTKKPEEPKFFEIGIAILQKYSEISKDTCINLCKKVPYMWRPYVNIYSKEEGFFEETTFVHCLQTRDDIILSFILLSLNGEQWKFAMKAISNLKLKKCLSCNRPISARDTQNDSSINWNNIANEIMKREGPDITVNFMTTIATILPSVSFDRSLFQSLIFTKILHHHEFEQPVDFNQILNRTPYDSYSLLCCPKIQTQLLHTLQKDLKRPMNAHVFGNQAHHWGMQHEPAKSICPCCTLPLKTSILLENNGLSLFPCGHSYHVNCLIQKRVLKCNLHNN; encoded by the exons ATGGCTCAAGACGTAACTTGGGTTATGACTGAAGCCAAGGATCTGATGCTTTCCGAATATAAAGAAATCACTACGCTCTTACAAAAACCCATCAAGGATAAGAGACGTATAaag TACACATGCTTTGACGTTTCATCAAATTATGTTGCGCTTGGTTCGACCAGCGGAAGCATATACTTGTTTGCCAGAGACACCTGCGTTTTTCAGCAGCTCATACCACTCTCG aacggAGCCGTGGAGCGAATCCTAATATCGCCAGATGAAAAGGTGGTAGCGTTATCAACTGTGGATGGAAACGTCTGCCTTATAGTTATCAAACCCACTGTGAAAGAGGCTATGATATCAACAAAAAGTGAGCGTAATGGTGAATGTGTTACGGCTTTATGTTGGAACGACAACAGCACTGAGTTGTACATCGGGGATGAAAATGGGACGATTCATGTTATGGGTCTATCTATGTTTACT GTCAAGAGAGGAATCTTCCAGGATCCTGCTTGTCCCATTATGGGATTGGattataaaattgttcaaatggACTTTTGTTCGCCACTTCTTCTCATATCGACGATATCAAACTGCTACCTATGCGACACAGTTGAAGGACAGTATGAGAAAGTTGGATTGAGAACAAGACAAGGAGAATTCGGTGCTTGTTTTTATAATCCACGTGCCATAAGAGAAGTGGATGCTTCAGCAACGCAACAAAAATATTCGCCTTCCACCGatgaggatttcaaaagcaCGAAAACTGACAAAAACAATCAACAGTATCCAAGAATTTATTGCGCTAGACCTGGCTCTAGGTTGTGGGAAGCAGAGCCAAATGGAAAGATTGTTAAAACTCATAACTTCAAAGAGGCCTTAGCCATCCCGCCATCTAGTGTACACAAATCGTTTGGATCAAAGACAACTTGTGTAGAATTGGACAACTGTGATTGGTCACCTCAATCACTGAAATTCTCACCTCTGCATATTGTAGCTAGTAAATATTTACTCACATATAATTCGAATGCTCTCTATATTTTCGACCCTGTAAATTCAGTGGTTATTTTATGGTGCAATGAGTACACAGACATCGCTGCAGCAAATGTACTCGATGATCAGATTTATGTCATGATAAATTCTGGTGATTTTCACTGCCTAAAACTTACGCCAACTGATTCATCCAAGTCAAATCAAATTGTAAGGTGCAGCAAATTAAACTCGGGTATAGTAgttgttaataataaaaactctGAGCGTCagaaatacataaaaaatgaagaaatatctGAAGTAGAGACGAAATGTGATAGCAGTAATAAACTGCCAGTTGAGTTTAGGAAGGAGTTGAACAAATGTGAAGTAAAAGTTTTGAATAGTCAGAATCTCATGACATGCACTacgaaagaagatgaaaagaatGAATTTAACAACATATTAAGGCTAAGTACAGGGTACTTAGATACCGATAAGGACCTCGAAAAGGGTCCGTCACAGAATAATGTAGGAGTCGAAGAAACAACGAATATAGAAGAAAATCTAGGAGCTAccaaagatgaaattagaaatttgATAGGTGACGTGCAAATTATTTACTCACTAGTAAACAGTTTAGAGAGCACAATGTCTGATGATGAAATTGATAAGATTTTATGCGCAGTACGAGAAACTATAAAAGGTGTAAAGGAATCGTGCGAGAAGTCAACGGAACCAAAACCAAGTGTATTCAAAGCAATTAACACAGCTGAGCAGTATtatagacaattttttttatcaagactGAACAAAGACCAATTAATTGAgactaaaaatgaaaatatactaAATGAAGCGATGAGTTCCTTCTTAGAAATTAATGTAGTAGAGCAGGTAGAATGTGAGTGTGGCTTTCCATACCCGACTAAAAAGCCAGAAgagccaaaattttttgagataggAATTgctattttgcaaaaatactcAGAGATCAGCAAAGATACTTGCATTAATTTATGCAAAAAGGTGCCGTATATGTGGCGGCCTTACGTGAACATATATTCCAAGGAAGAGGGTTTTTTCGAAGAAACAACATTTGTTCATTGTTTACAAACCCGAGATGATATAATTCTTTCGTTTATATTACTATCACTAAATGGAGAACAATGGAAGTTTGCAATGAAAGCTATCagtaatctgaaattaaaaaagtgcCTCAGTTGCAATCGGCCTATTAGTGCAAGAGACACGCAGAATGATTCATCTATAAATTGGAATAACATAgctaatgaaataatgaagaGAGAAGGACCTGACATCACTGTTAATTTCATGACAACAATAGCAACAATTTTACCATCTGTCTCGTTCGATAGAAG TTTATTTCAATCTCTcatctttacgaaaattttgcaCCATCATGAATTTGAACAGCCTGTGGACTTCAATCAGATACTCAATCGAACCCCTTATGACTCATATAGTTTACTATGTTGTCCGAAG ATCCAAACGCAATTACTACATACTCTCCAGAAGGACCTCAAGAGGCCAATGAATGCGCACGTGTTCGGAAATCAGGCTCATCACTGGGGAATGCAACATGAGCCAGCTAAATCAATATGTCCCTGCTGTACCTTGCCTTTAAAAACGTCAATACTTCTAGAGAATAACGGCCTATCGCTGTTTCCATGTGGTCATTCGTATCACGTCAACTGTTTAATACAAAAGAGAGTCCTGAAATGTAATTTGCATAATAATTGA